One genomic segment of Paraburkholderia aromaticivorans includes these proteins:
- a CDS encoding OpgC domain-containing protein yields METRRGYPGGSPPGGRSIEVDFFRGVVLIVIVLDHIPGSTLSHLMLHAYALCDSAEVFVFLGGYASAAAYTAVLAGRGESAAKMRFVRRCWEIYRAYLLTAVLTLLSGAVLAMLNLNRPMVDLTGWPPFAVEPLREAFDIMLLRRQPYLSSVLPMYVIFALCVPFAVPLARRSSLMALGLSLTVWALARPLAALFSIDDVADWAFNPFAWQLMFVLGILCRVQPISDRFHATRTARWCTRVAVVVAVAFAIVKLFVLTQPLPGTFKQNLSPDRVINFIVIAWVAAQFVRTGSIAWLARRLPAVVTVGRTGLVCFVAGTLVSLIVDTATPHTFHGFRGVLIGLGGDLVAIGAVLMIARGWSGWKEQQTRTAANGAGYG; encoded by the coding sequence ATGGAAACCCGTCGCGGCTATCCCGGAGGAAGCCCCCCTGGTGGGCGCTCGATCGAAGTGGATTTCTTTCGCGGCGTCGTGCTGATCGTCATCGTGCTGGACCACATTCCCGGCAGCACCCTCTCGCATCTGATGTTGCACGCTTACGCGCTGTGCGATTCGGCAGAGGTGTTCGTATTTCTCGGCGGCTATGCGTCGGCGGCCGCCTATACGGCAGTGCTCGCGGGGCGCGGCGAGAGCGCGGCGAAGATGCGCTTCGTGCGGCGCTGCTGGGAGATCTACCGCGCCTATCTGTTGACCGCCGTGCTGACGCTGCTGTCCGGCGCCGTGCTCGCGATGCTGAACCTGAACCGTCCCATGGTCGACCTCACCGGCTGGCCGCCTTTCGCGGTCGAGCCGCTGCGCGAAGCGTTCGATATCATGCTATTGCGGCGCCAGCCGTATCTGTCGAGCGTGTTGCCCATGTATGTGATCTTCGCGTTATGTGTGCCGTTCGCGGTGCCGCTCGCCCGCCGTTCGTCGCTGATGGCGCTGGGTTTGAGCCTGACGGTCTGGGCGCTCGCCCGGCCGCTGGCCGCGTTATTCAGCATTGACGACGTGGCCGACTGGGCTTTTAATCCGTTTGCATGGCAACTGATGTTCGTGCTCGGGATTCTTTGCCGGGTGCAGCCCATCAGCGACCGCTTTCATGCCACCCGCACCGCTCGCTGGTGCACGCGGGTCGCGGTGGTGGTGGCGGTCGCTTTCGCTATCGTCAAACTCTTCGTGCTGACGCAACCGTTGCCGGGCACGTTTAAACAGAACCTTTCTCCGGATCGCGTGATCAACTTCATCGTCATTGCCTGGGTCGCCGCGCAGTTCGTGCGCACGGGCAGCATCGCGTGGCTCGCGCGGCGGCTGCCCGCCGTGGTCACGGTCGGCCGCACGGGGCTGGTGTGTTTCGTCGCGGGCACCCTGGTGTCGCTGATCGTCGATACGGCGACGCCGCATACATTCCACGGCTTTCGCGGCGTGCTGATCGGACTGGGCGGCGATCTCGTCGCCATCGGCGCCGTGCTGATGATCGCCCGCGGCTGGAGCGGCTGGAAAGAGCAGCAGACGCGCACGGCTGCCAATGGCGCGGGTTACGGATGA